A portion of the Plasmodium gaboni strain SY75 chromosome 5, whole genome shotgun sequence genome contains these proteins:
- a CDS encoding hypothetical protein (conserved Plasmodium protein, unknown function): MYMYIYIYIYNMIRLIFLFMFDFFIGVIIINVFFEYVKCESKFVSINKEFASIKNLNNTFKSIKLFDGSKKKKKSNYLFLSKHNFRKKNDIVIASSTKKKNFLLKYQKRNHFLYRIICNHNFLILNNTSFLKPTKLTIFNHEAPKNNISPNNPEKEKKKNKALPTDKVNNKKEENILPTNKENDENVQNVLPIDKKNDENVQNVLPIDKQNDPNDNVTLPVNNLNEDQTNNLSLINNEENKNKKNVSENNDTWKKYLQDKRKKEILKDMENKRNNNNNNNNKKKKYNNEYIKNINKYTHNNNNNSISSSSSSNMCDISQKDELNENDEIIQDERNYFNDHNNDYYDDDNDYYDDDNDDNFIDDDDDYYNDEDNNYNEQYKDLEEKEKQYNNTQNGNFPYFNNINDTNKHFKNHKNYNEQNNNNNNNNSSSLNDSLNNIFASNKKNDLPLFFSLNNKSFENSNNKYFDKICSISPNELINRFFENTSERVKDAVKNIIFNIIGNIQKYTIETSILITYEKIYNFLLQIILTGYMIKNADYRLSLNESLYDQNNILNKKDYDEQPDKQQDEKKQQINVNKEKQQNHEYQEEDLFNLKKSFHTLFSDNNINNNMSEEQLNKGDILNSKHIIDPDNNNIDKKDNIDNLQRNEESNDNYPIINTKNYILFLRQKINSLEKQLNMLKESKTFLNDDLLSYIKSLTEIQLRSLTDNIGPLVLDSTKKIVELVIQGMTLNINKNMSNELIYVSGSVLTYICFWQLIIGYTLREMEIRDELSDYLKGN, encoded by the coding sequence atgtatatgtatatatatatatatatatataatatgatacgattgatatttttgtttatgTTTGATTTCTTCATTGgtgttattattattaatgttttttttgaatatgTAAAATGCGAGAGTAAGTTCGTTAGTATTAACAAAGAATTTGCaagtataaaaaatttaaataatacatttaaatCGATTAAGTTGTTTGATGgttcaaaaaaaaaaaaaaaaagtaattacttatttttatcaaaacATAATTTTAGAAAGAAGAATGATATTGTTATAGCTTCAtcaacaaaaaaaaaaaactttcttttaaaatatcaGAAGAGgaatcattttttatatcgaataatatgtaatcataattttttaattcttaACAACacttcttttttaaaaccTACAAAATTAACCATTTTTAATCATGAAGCTCctaaaaataatatatcacCAAATAATCcagaaaaagaaaaaaaaaaaaataaggCATTACCAACTGACAAagtaaataataaaaaagaagaaaatatattaccAACGAACaaagaaaatgatgaaaatgtACAAAATGTATTACCAATCgacaaaaaaaatgatgaaaatgtACAAAATGTATTACCAATCGACAAACAAAATGATCCTAATGATAATGTAACCTTACCAgttaataatttaaacGAAGATCAAACTAATAATTTGTCTTTAATAAAcaatgaagaaaataagaACAAGAAGAATGTATctgaaaataatgatacatggaaaaaatatttacaagataaaagaaagaaagaaatattaaaggatatggaaaataaaaggaacaacaacaataataataataataaaaagaagaagtataataatgaatatataaaaaatataaataaatatacacataataataataataatagtattagtagtagtagtagtagtaaTATGTGTGATATTAGTCAAAAAGACGAATTAAATGAAAACGATGAAATTATTCAAGACGAACgtaattattttaatgatcataataatgattactatgatgatgataatgattattatgatgatgataatgatgataattttaTTGATGACGATgatgattattataatgatgaagataataattacaatgaacaatataaagatttagaagaaaaagaaaaacaatataataatacacaAAATGGAaattttccatattttaataatataaatgatacaaataaacattttaaaaatcacaaaaattataatgaacaaaataataataataataataataattcctcatcattaaatgatagtttaaataatatttttgcttcaaacaaaaaaaatgatttacCCTTATTCTTCtcattaaataataaatcatttgaaaatagtaacaataaatattttgataaaatCTGTAGTATATCTCCaaatgaattaataaacagattttttgaaaatacATCTGAAAGAGTAAAAGATGCtgttaaaaatattatatttaatattataggcaatatacaaaaatatacaatTGAAACTTCTATATTAATTActtatgaaaaaatatataattttttattacaaattatattaacaggatatatgataaaaaatgCAGACTATAGATTAAGTTTAAATGAATCCTTATATgatcaaaataatatattgaataaaaaagatTATGATGAACAACCAGATAAACAAcaagatgaaaaaaaacaacaaataaatgtaaataaagaaaagCAACAAAACCATGAATATCAAGAAGAagatttatttaatttaaaaaaatctTTTCATACCTTATTTTctgataataatataaataataatatgtcAGAAGAACAATTAAATAAGGGAGACATATTAAATTCAAAACATATAATTGATCcagataataataatattgataaaaaGGATAATATCGATAATTTACAAAGAAATGAAGAATCGAATGATAATTACCCTATTATTAATAccaaaaattatatactttttttaaGGCAAAAAATTAACTCCTTAGAAAAACAGCTAAATATGTTAAAAGAAAgtaaaacatttttaaatgatgatttactttcttatataaaatCATTAACAGAAATTCAACTACGTTCCTTGACAGATAATATTGGACCACTTGTATTAGATTCTACGAAAAAAATTGTCGAACTAGTAATTCAAGGTATGACtctaaatataaataaaaatatgtcCAATGAACTTATATATGTAAGTGGTTCAGTTCTAACATATATATGCTTCTGGCAATTAATTATTGGATATACACTCAGAGAAATGGAAATAAGAGACGAACTTTCAGATTATCTAAAGGGAAACTga
- a CDS encoding hypothetical protein (conserved Plasmodium protein, unknown function) codes for MSKDKEEQDDVEKSGLGIGKEYEHYDEKDDRIISTTDVDRGYIRNDTDSKVWICDRGNKKIEKIESDENVTYTEEYTNGKKIIIDKNMESFKKYCPIEYPKNRSINGIDDFISTKNNLYEFKNEILKNLNIDKIYYDLNKIEHKKNLLNNDDCQKKKWYLNFQPLNNISIEQYWKYEKVTLQDILTSNINLSENIELKKNKKYLKYISRSILKGNPHASLIKNAYKYTENYINTSELQSRLSLTNINPSILSSKTLKNTQNLLKWKLKYANNTSKSNDYKYDEAENSSSLLLNTHNFTTKSNNNSTINMEQANSHISSNKRSVLFEDPPRSRSSRRYV; via the coding sequence atgaGTAAAGATAAAGAAGAACAAGATGACGTCGAGAAATCTGGACTTGGAATTGGAAAGGAATATGAACATTATGATGAAAAAGATGACAGAATAATATCTACAACAGATGTTGACAGGGGATATATTAGAAATGATACTGATAGCAAAGTATGGATTTGTGACAGaggaaataaaaagattGAGAAAATTGAGAGTGATGAGAACGTAACGTATACAGAAGAATATACTAATGgcaaaaaaataattattgataaaaatatggaatcttttaaaaaatactGCCCAATCGAATATCCTAAAAACCGTTCGATAAATGGAATTGATGATTTTATAAgtacaaaaaataatttatatgaatttaaaaatgaaatattaaaaaatttaaatattgataaaatatattatgacttaaataaaatagaacataaaaaaaatttattaaataatgatgattgtcaaaagaaaaaatggtatttaaattttcaaccattaaataatatatctattgAACAATATTGGAAATATGAAAAAGTAACCTTACaagatatattaacatctaatattaatttatcagaaaatatagaattaaaaaaaaataaaaaatatcttaaatatatatcacGTAGTATATTAAAAGGAAATCCTCATGCATcattaattaaaaatgcatataaatatacagagaattatataaatacatcAGAACTACAATCAAGATTATCTCTTACAAATATTAACCCTTCCATATTAAGTTCAAAAACGTTAAAAAATACacaaaatttattaaagTGGAAATTAAAATATGCTAACAATACTTCGAAATCTAATGATTACAAATATGATGAAGCAGAAAATAGCTCATccttattattaaatacTCACAATTTTACAACtaaaagtaataataatagcACAATAAATATGGAACAAGCTAATAGTCACATCTCTTCAAATAAGCGTAGTGTCCTTTTTGAAGATCCTCCAAGAAGCAGATCATCAAGAAGATATGtctaa
- a CDS encoding putative transmembrane emp24 domain-containing protein — translation MMKIIKEIKTVVLLLFVLFLNSSNVRGAYFFVKEGVDKCFVESVANNVVITATYDNYGLKDVKCLINVKDQNGKVLYSHDTSKIRKGKISYLSTKDGLYHICISCPSTNWFKSTAIKWSLSIEVGGSDIDPENLAKKSELSETLTILNNLKKKFNSMKLQQIYQKQMASNLYEYNKSVHNKMFYCYILEIIILVVITVYSIVHLKNYFKAHKLM, via the exons atgatgaaaataattaaagaaataaaaacaGTTGTACTTTTGTTgtttgttttatttttgaattCTTCTAATGTAAGAGGTgcttatttttttgtgaaAGAAGGTGTTGATAAATGTTTTGTTGAGAGTGTGGCAAATAATGTAGTTATAACAGCAAcatatgataattatgGATTGAAGG aTGTAAAATGTCTTATTAATGTGAAAGATCAAAATGGAAAAGTATTATATTCTCATGATACATCCAAAATAAGGAAAg gtaagatatcatatttatcaaCTAAGGATGgattatatcatatttgTATTTCATGCCCTTCAACCAACTGGTTTAAAAGTACAGCAATAAAATGGAGCTTGTCAATTGAAGTTGGAGGTTCGGATATTGATCCAGAAAATTTGGCAAAAAAATCAGAACTAAGTGAAACATTAAcaatattaaataatttgaagaaaaaatttaattcGATGAAATTACAGcaaatatatcaaaaacAAATG gCATCCAATTTGTATGAATACAATAAATCTgttcataataaaatgttttattgTTACATTCTCGAAATAATCATATTAGTAGTAATAACAGTTTACTCTATTGTTCACTTGAAGAATTATTTCAAGGCCCACAAATTAATGTAA
- a CDS encoding putative DNA replication licensing factor MCM3 produces MESLSIEKNSTPFGRSEYRTFNSELNYTLMDSSLNHSSILDNSMKIEKDSRDKRLQKLNQNIVSEYESGRQSVVFTQQKYKQLLEGFLLFVQTNKYIHQKITELRAEAIDEYNRMQNKNIPNIIIHQRLICNINNFQTGNEQFELLAKCLIKEPYLALPAYQAAIKELWKSEDSKVDIDPPKIGICGWLGRHHVTPRGLQSSMINKLVAVEGVVNKCSTVQPKLVQSVYIGEAVHDLNADAKTSEKTVHLRPHYDITDFDKTAKDSGRPPASDPEGRIMHKHEIGLCKYKNHQKFVIQETPEDAPTGQMPRWVEVIVEDDLCDIVKCGDRVRVWGVYRANCGQANSTNSGLGRSFLIANNVLVKNKETYDSNLSISEADKKNFHAFAKKDNTIDVLGYSFAPSICGQDIVKKAIVLMLAGGTERALPSHHIRGDIHIMLVGDPSCGKSQLLRYVMSIMPGTVSATGRGSSGVGLTAAIVTDQDTGERVVEGGAMVMGDRRVVCIDEFDKMQPTDRVAIHEVMEQQTVTVAKAGIHTTLNARCTVLAAANPLYGCWNDALDMGQQLQFEPSLLSRFDLIFLVRDSATEQDDERIAESVLRNVTEKAKPIMNESRNNQKNFVIQADSYDINPKAQHISIYNERDINQNNADNNNMQENEEYETPIFANRDEMIYYDKNGVEHEILTVPFFKKYLHYVKNIFYHEKQRTDGWKPYPEVSDEACEVITELYADLRERASKYSHNKLIQGVTPRTLEAIIRIASSHAKLKLNRYVTSVDVNYAKKLLMYTLFGEEIVESNEEEEEDEYEEDELEEEEDDDDDEEEKLKKKRRQRQKRASKKRSGEKKDLGSNKKKKKKSEQTDENGNENYMIDDIPSNKTNDTLDIKEIERLIVENVTLNDPGDGLKDVELLDLIILGNKDKMPELSKLDINQLRQIINSLNDMDGAPIYYVKKDKIVYKC; encoded by the exons atggAAAGCTTAAGCATAGAAAAAAACAGTACCCCCTTTGGGAGGTCCGAATATAGAACATTCAACTCTGAGTTGAATTATACTTTGATGGATTCCTCATTAAACCATTCTTCCATATTAGATAATTCTATGAAAATTGAAAAAGATAGCAGAGATAAGAGACTACAGAAATTGAATCAGAATATTGTTAGTGAATATGAATCTGGAAGACAAAGTGTTGTATTTACTCAACagaaatataaacaattaTTAGAAGgatttttattatttgtacaaactaataaatatatacatcaAAAGATTACAGAATTAAGAGCAGAAGCTAttgatgaatataatagaatgcaaaataaaaacatcccaaatattataatacatCAAAGActtatatgtaatattaataatttccAAACAGGAAATGAACAATTCGAATTATTAGCAAAATGTTTAATTAAAGAACCTTATTTAGCTTTACCAGCATATCAAGCTGctataaaagaattatgGAAATCTGAAGATAGCAAAGTAGATATAGATCCTCCTAAAATTGGTATATGTGGTTGGTTAGGTAGACATCATGTAACACCTAGAGGTTTACAAAGTTCtatgataaataaattagTAGCTGTTGAAGGTGTTGTTAATAAATGTTCTACGGTTCAACCTAAATTAGTTCAATCTGTTTATATAGGTGAAGCTGTTCATGATCTCAATGCAGATGCAAAAACTAGTGAGAAAACTGTACATCTAAGACCACATTATGATATAACTGATTTTGATAAAACAGCCAAAGATTCTGGTAGACCTCCTGCATCAGATCCTGAAGGGAGAATTATGCATAAACATGAAATAGGTTTATGcaaatataaaaatcatCAAAAATTTGTTATACAAGAAACACCAGAAGATGCACCCACCGGACAAATGCCTAGATGGGTTGAAGTAATTGTAGAAGATGATTTATGTGATATTGTTAAGTGTGGTGATCGAGTAAGAGTATGGGGTGTATATCGAGCTAATTGTGGACAAGCTAATAGCACAAATAGTGGTTTAGGGCGCTCTTTTTTAATAGCAAATAATGTATtagtaaaaaataaagaaacATATGATTCCAATTTATCTATATCAGAAGcagataaaaaaaatttccATGCATTTGcaaaaaaagataatacTATTGATGTATTAGGTTATTCATTTGCTCCTTCAATATGTGGTCAGGATATTGTAAAAAAAGCTATCGTCCTAATGTTAGCTGGAGGAACTGAACGTGCTCTACCTTCTCATCATATTAGAGGagatatacatattatgCTTGTAGGAGATCCAAGTTGTGGCAAATCACAACTTTTGCGTTATGTAATGAGTATCATGCCAGGAACTGTTTCAGCTACTGGAAGAGGATCATCTGGAGTCGGTTTAACAGCTGCTATAGTTACAGATCAAGATACAGGAGAACGTGTAGTTGAAGGAGGTGCTATGGTTATGGGTGATAGACGTGTTGTATGTATTGATGAATTTGATAAAATGCAACCAACAGATAGAGTTGCTATACATGAAGTTATGGAACAGCAAACTGTTACTGTTGCTAAAGCAGGTATACACACTACTTTAAATGCAAGATGTACTGTGCTTGCAGCTGCTAATCCTTTATATGGTTGTTGGAATGATGCTCTAGATATGGGTCAACAATTACAATTTGAACCTTCACTTCTTTCTCGTTTTGATTTAATCTTCTTAGTAAGAGATAGTGCAACTGAACAAGATGATGAAAGAATAGCTGAATCAGTTTTAAGAAATGTAACTGAGAAAGCTAAACCTATTATGAATGAAAGTAGAAATAATCAAAAGAATTTTGTTATACAAGCAGATAGTTATGATATTAATCCAAAAGCACAACATATAAGTATATACAATGAAAGAGatataaatcaaaataatgctgataataataatatgcaagaaaatgaagaatatGAAACTCCAATTTTTGCTAATAGAGATgaaatgatatattatgataaaaatggTGTAGAACATGAAATTCTCACAGttcctttttttaaaaaatatttacattatgttaaaaatattttctatcATGAAAAACAAAGAACAGATGGATGGAAACCTTATCCAGAGGTTAGTGATGAAGCTTGTGAAGTTATTACAGAATTATATGCTGATTTGAGAGAAAGAGCATCCAAATATTCTCACAACAAACTTATACAAGGAGTAACACCAAGAACATTAGAAGCTATTATACGTATTGCTTCATCGCATGCAAAACTAAAATTAAATAGATATGTAACTAGTGTAGATGTTAATTATGctaaaaaattattaatgtACACCTTATTTGGAGAAGAAATTGTTGAATcaaatgaagaagaagaagaagatgaATATGAAGAAGACGAATTAGAAGAGGAAGAAGATGAcgatgatgatgaagaagaaaaattaaaaaagaaaagaagaCAAAGACAAAAAAGAGCATCCAAAAAAAGATCtggagaaaaaaaagatttaggaagtaataaaaagaaaaagaaaaaatcTGAACAAACAGATGAAAATGGtaatgaaaattatatgatagATGATATTCCAAGTAATAAAACTAATGATACATTAGATATTAAGGAAATTGAGAGATTGATTGTTGAAAATGTTACTTTGAATGACCCAGGGGATGGATTAAAGGATGTGGAGTTACTAGATTTG ATTATACTCGgaaataaagataaaatgCCCGAACTTTCAAAGCTTGATATTAATCAACTACgtcaaataataaattcatTAAACGATATGGACGGAGCACcaatttattatgtaaaGAAGGATAAAATAGTTTATAAGTGTTAA
- a CDS encoding putative ubiquitin carboxyl-terminal hydrolase, whose translation MTYVNITVKWKNQVFNNIELDISEPLILLKTQLWQLTNVPPEKQKLMYKGLLKDDVDLSLLNIKENDKFMLVGSAEALIEKPKDIIFEEDLSNEEKQKIHTKENIVFEEQGIVNLGNTCYFNAVLQFLTSFDDLGDFLRNYKTKENKLIKTNKDILFDSFIEFSQSFEKSSEPYVPMALLKSFRDVYPKFKSVNLRTKQYAQQDAEECMNAILTCLNEQTDNKIIDKLFSFQIISNIKFLETVEEYEQRENKDEKKEEIQNKNIVINNNDNNTNNSNNSENQNDTNTNDISNNNIVETTQEFNNKLICYMGTSNTPVNHLHEGIRLSLQEKIRKNRNEDNKECIYEKKSEINSLPPYLVVHFLRFESKKIVESNNAVSVVTAKICRKVSFPDTFDMYDFCSEKIKDELKIARDVIMKRKDKETSSDGQKLNEQNIQENNNDNQSNKNTSNDNPNVNEHTNQTKEEEHIELPTGEYELISVITHKGRNEESGHYIAWKKMKKFINSNCKLDQNESNNKKNKNANDSLWLKMDDDKVSTHKFSSIDFYGGCSDYNIAVLLLYKRKTISCTTDEITTHMKQ comes from the exons atgacaTACGTTAACATAACGGTAAAATGGAAAAATCAGGTTTTCAATAACATAGAGCTTGATATATCTGAGCCgcttatattattaaaaacTCAGTTGTG GCAACTGACGAATGTTCCACCTGAAAAACAGAAATTAATGTACAAGGGATTATTAAAAGATGATGTTGATTTGTCTTTATTGAACATAAAAGAAAACGATAAATTTATGCTTGTAGGTTCGGCAGAAGCATTAATTGAGAAACCAAAGgatataatatttgaaGAAGATTTATCGAATgaagaaaaacaaaaaattcatacaaaagaaaatattgTATTTGAAGAACAAGGGATAGTAAATCTTGGAAATACGTGTTATTTTAATGCTGTACTACAATTCTTAACATCTTTTGATGATTTAGGAGATTTTCTTAGAAATTACaaaacaaaagaaaataaattaataaaaacaaataaagatatattatttgattcATTTATAGAATTTTCTCAATCATTTGAGAAATCATCAGAACCATATGTCCCTATGGCTTTGTTAAAATCTTTTAGAGATGTATATCCAAAATTTAAAAGTGTAAATTTAAGAACTAAGCAATATGCACAACAAGATGCTGAGGAATGTATGAATGCTATTTTAACTTGTTTAAATGAACAAAcagataataaaattattgataaattattttcttttcaaaTTATTAGTAATATCAAATTTTTGGAAACTGTAGAAGAATACGAACAAagagaaaataaagatgaaaaaaaggaagaaatacaaaataaaaatattgtgattaataataatgataataatactaacaatagtaataatagtgaaaatcaaaatgatactaatacaaatgatatatctaataataatattgttgAAACTACACAagaatttaataataagCTAATATGTTATATGGGTACATCTAATACACCAGTAAATCATCTACATGAAGGAATACGTTTATCATTACAAGAGAAAATACGCAAAAATAGaaatgaagataataaagaatgtatatatgaaaaaaagtCAGAAATTAATTCTTTACCTCCTTATTTAGTTGTACATTTCTTACGATTTgaatcaaaaaaaattgtagAATCTAATAATGCTGTATCTGTTGTTACAGCCAAAATATGCAGAAAAGTTTCATTTCCTGATACTTTTGATATGTATGATTTTTGTTcagaaaaaattaaagatgaattaaaaattgCAAGAGATGTCAttatgaaaagaaaagataAAGAAACCTCTTCAGACGGTCAAAAACtaaatgaacaaaatatacaagaaaataataatgacaATCAATCCAATAAAAATACCTCAAATGATAACCCTAATGTAAACGAACATACAAATCAAACAAAGGAAGAAGAACATATTGAATTACCTACAGGAGAATATGAACTTATATCGGTAATCACACATAAAGGAAGAAATGAAGAAAGTGGTCATTATATTGCTTggaaaaaaatgaaaaaatttattaattcaaATTGTAAGTTAGATCAAAATgaatcaaataataaaaaaaataaaaatgcAAATGATTCCTTATGGTTAAAAATGGATGATGATAAAGTCAGCACTCATAAATTCTCTTCCATCGATTTTTATGGAGGATGCAGTGATTACAATATTGCTGTCTTACTGTTATATAAGAGAAAAACTATATCCTGCACAACAGATGAAATAACTACCCATATGAAGCAATAG